ccctctccggcagggtgccggaggcgatctcctggatcccccgagatgggatcggcggcggcggcgtctctggaaggttttccgtatcgtggttctcggaactgggggtttcgtcacggagactttttataggcggaagggcaggtcaagaggcggcacgggggccccacactacaggccggcgcggccaagggggggggccgcgccgccctatggtgtggcccctccgtggcccctcttcgtctctccttcggacttctggaagcttcgtgagaaaataggcccctgggctttgatttcgtccaattccgagaatatttccttactaggatttctgaaaccaaaaacagcagaaacaaagaatcggcacttcggcatcttgttaataggttagttccagaaaatgcacgaatatgacataaagtgtgcataaaacatgtagataacatcaataatgtggcatggaacataagaaattatcgatacgtcggagacgtatcaaccagcatagcctcctactttacagtgaggtaaaacttcaaataaagctccaaaagaatgactcgtagtctaactcaTTGCTAACTCTAGCtctagagctacttggcttgctatagaactctagctacttaggtgctagtatTAGGGAaatggttcccttctattactagtctttgTTTCCACTCTAGTGATGCAGaaattgactccattgacttcattGATTGGGTTctccatcttgttgcagttgactcctttgtcttcgagttccacggtagtttctccttcggtgacttcgatctaagaagggggttcaaaagggagggaatgagtacgagcgtactcagcaagttcattataggaaataggtgtatcatgcactagctataaCCATAGACCAGAGAGTCATAGGCAAGTGCAAGTtttcgtaaacatttcttcaaaaggcttattttattctgaaaactatgtccgtcagtcttCATAGGTTGACCCTAGGCCGACCAAGGGGAGGGGTTCTCCCCCCTTCATGCGCCGGCCAAGGGGAGGGTGGGAcctaggggaaaccctaggccgacccctccacctatataaagaggggagggggtggccgaacACTTTACCCCTTGACCAAACCCTGgccccccctctctcctccaccatacgctgctacgGCTTAGGCGGAGCCCTGCAGTTttattcctccaccaccaccaccatgccatcgtgctgctgggattccgtggagatctaccacacctccgttgcccgctggaatggggagaggacgggcttcatcgacaccgtacgcatgaccgagtacggaagtgctgccggattgcaacacggacgatcgactacatcaacaacgagatctaatctcgtaggctttggaatcttcgagggttagtctcgcaatcttctcgttgctttgatcttggtagattagatcttgcttcctcctagattggatcttggttttttttcatgttcacggtagaattttttttgttttccatgcaacgaacccatcatgatcctctaaatatatggtttgcctaggaattctaccttggtatcttatgtagcttgttcttctgcaaatctgataaacctgcatcttgtggtatgcctcaacctcctagcttcttcatcttgatcctagctaatgtaCGGGTGGTCTCAAGGTGTTGGTTTCATTGTAACATGGTACtagatgatcaaatggatgaagggtgtgactccttttataggcttgggcaagctctagtatcatgacacataggtgggtgactcttgttttggtttgatgagtaaggtgcttggttgtcatgccctcatccatagcaatcctttgagcatgaggtgacatagcttggaatgcaagtcatgtagatattttcatcctatgttgcatgatcattatcctctcatgtgatttatctttggatagccaagtggcatttgttactaaatatcttgtggatggttttattattgtggacaaggcactatatcatatttgattggatttatattataatattggtcaaaaggtcaaggttgaaggttattcctcaattttggataggtggtgtttgatttcaccaaggcatgttcatatgagtttcaaaatactcatagttagttttattcaaatagtttggactataattcgtgatgtaaacggatttagttttatgatattccatatatttaataagttgtgatttaaataagaatgtgtggattttatgcactttagaccttgtggtttaccttatttggtaataagtttagaggtGAATCAAATTACACACACGGGTAGTtgataacttttaagtgttaataagttagggtttgattcttaaggaatgtgttgttgtaaggaataccatgttatgatccTTTATAGGATTTGGTATTTGATCCTCACTTAAAGTGTTGTGTAATAGTTCTAGTTCCTTTTGATCCAACCTATGGATCAGATTatgtctacccaaaacaagggttTAGCAaatgtcacattgaggtttatagcgcttgacttgatgaactacttcaattccatcaagtcaaatgaaacttcagttactgtgacaagttttatttgaaagcgcgaaaattccccggattttctatgcatgaatgcaatgcacactttggtgttctctcattttgtagcctatAAACCAGGGATATTACAcgtcagcagcgggaggcggcccTGGCGGCAGCGGAGGCAGCCTGGGGCGCGGGCGGATGcgttggcggcggaggccgacgcgTTGGCAGCGCAAATGGAGGCgcagatggaggaggaggaggatggggcggaggagggggacgaggtggtggaggaggatgacgacgatgacttcgagtggtccgacgatgACGGGCCCCACCCGAACGAGGCGGCGGATCAGCAACgagcgctcgtcgagtcctttgagtcggagaagaagctctaggacgacgcccgtgcccgcgaagacgCGCAAATTCGCCGCGTCGTCGAGCTCTCTCTCtaggcggcgcagcaggggagggcaggcgacgacgtgctgctggagcagcggcgtctggtctccgccctacgcatggagaggcggcgcgcgcagCAGGAGCTGCGACAGAGGGGAGGCGGCGACCAGGCGGGACCGTCGAACGCACTGCCGGGCAGCCAGTAGGCTAgagtttagatgaaatctagccgttttcattcgaacttgtaatatataatcaaatgaatggaaacctttattttcgtgcactttTAATTATTTGGGGTGTTTTTGGGGACGCAGATGAAGAGCGACGTTCCCTAAACGCGACACGAAGGAAAGACGTCCCCCAAACACTCGATCCAGTGCCGTTTGGGTGACGCTTtgggggggacgcggctggagatgctctaagagcatctctagcagagcccctATTTCTCGGAACCGAAAAAAGCGAGTTCAGTCTCCCGAAAAATAAAATGCGAGCGGATTTAGCCACGGCGCAGAACAAAAACTGAAAACGTGAACCGAACTCACTGAAATCAAACGTCGCGGGAAATCGAAACTCGCGATTGCACTCGATTTCATCCGATCAAGCTGAATCCATTCATAATTTACAATAATATGGGCAAAATACATGCATATTCGACCTACATTACGTACTAGGGACCTAATTAGACTAGATTTTTAGTCCCCGGAGTGACTATACTGTCACCGGGGCACTTAATGTCGCCGGCGGAGGGTGTAGGGTCGCTGGCTCTTCCTAGGCGACCACGATCGCCTCCACCTCGATGACCCCGCCTCGGAGGTGCTCCCGCAGGCCAGAGGCGGCccggcggcgtcgtcgtcgccgcgCAGGGCAGCGCCGGCAGCGGCGGGCTGCACGCGCCGGCCGCGGGGGAGCCTCCGCTTCTCCTTCCGCAGCCTCCTCCGCGCGCGCCTGAAGTTGTGCCATTAGCTCCGGCCACTTCCGGCCGACCCGCCTCCACGCGACGTCGGAGCGCAACCGCCTGGTGCGCTCCGGCGACGCCCGGCGGACGCCGAGTTGATCTTCCGCCGCCGGATCGGCCACCTCCCCTACCCACACGTCTTGCACGCGACATTCCGGACGGAGAGGTGGTGGCCGAAGCAGCGGAGCGGCGTCGGAGGGGCCGGAATCTCTCGTCGGAGCGGAggcaggtggcggcggcgggagagGAGCGGCGGAGGGTAGTAGGGTTTACGAACCGAACTCCCTCCGCGGCCCCTTTTAATACGGGGCGTCCGCTCGATTTTTCGGACCCCTGAACTTCATTTACAGGTCGGTCCATGTATTGGGGCTCTTCTATGCGCATTTCCAAATACGTAAAACCGCTGAATTTTTTTAGCTCTGATGAGATTTACGGGTTCTATTAGAGATGCTTTGACGACATCCATCGGCGGGTTGCGGGTGCAAGTTGCGGCGGCGAGCCTCGCCGGCACAGGTCATTGCCACGCTGCCATACCATCGCCACGCCCACTAGGTGGTCCCGTGTGGGCCGTACCCCACCCATTACTTCTCCAGGCCCACCTCGCCTCAATCAAAAGGTGACAAGCGCTCCTCGTGCCCGTCTGCCCTCGAGCGCCGAGAATCCCCACGCCCCGGGGGAAAAAaaaactagatttagatgtgcgccttggcgcacgaccccgtggaGCTCATGTCAATGTATATTTTGTATAACGACAACAAAAATCTGCTTATATGATATTACATTTCTTAAGTTTCACAAAGCAATGCCGCGGACCAAATGTACCAAAATAGGTGTTCAATCAAATGGTATGGGCAAAACCATTCTGTTGTTCGGGTGTTGTGGCCGAAAAACAACATATATCAAAAGACTAAAAGGTTCAGTGGCAGTGTGCAACCACAATATAATAAAAAGCATAAGATATACACCTTTTGTGCATAAGCTGCTCTTTCCCTGCAGTAGATGATGAAAACAAAAAGTTAATCTTGCCCACTTGAACCAAATACCTATAAATAGGAAGCAAATAGTATAGCATTTAAAAAAAAGGATCCGGTGTGAAAGATTGAGCAGAGCAGAGTGTATATCTTCCATTTCATTATTTCAGCCAAGGCTTTTTTGAGTGCACATTGAATCATGACAGAGAAGCGGTAAAAGTGACCGGCAATGATAAGTCGATAGCTATTAAATATTAGCTCTTATCTTATCAAATCCAACAGGTAAGAATTAACACAATGTTTTTTCTGAGAATTAAAAAAGCTCCAGAATGAACAAACAAACCTAGTAAGCACATAAATCTAATGCTACATCATTTTTCCTTATACACGAGGACCATAAATAAGCAAGTCTGAAGTATTTGCCCAATGTATTTAAAATGTACTTATTAAAAGCTTCTACTGATCCATGCACCAAAAcctagaaaaaaaaagagaagagattCAGCTATAGGTATCTAAATaacacttgctaaataataataataactatCAAAGTTTGTGGTAGCATGTCCAACCTTAGGTGGATAAATATGTAAAGCTTCTTCAAATAATATCAAAAATGCAAGTGGTTCAGTAGACATGAGAAGACAAAACATTCAAGAGAGGGGAAAAATTACTTCAAGTGAATCAAGTTCGGCTAACCTAGATAGAAGACCATCAAAAAACTCTTACATCGCACACTTAAAATAAAAATATTCCATTGTCAGATAAATATTTAATTTCATCGGATCAACACATACATTTATGTGTGCGGAAAAGCTTTTTGTGAGGTAATCATATAATTCTAGTTTGTTTACCGCAAAGCAATATAAGAAATGATGTGTTCTTCTAGATCAACCCGATAACCCTATTTAACCAATGCGGTGAGAGCACATATCTAAGTAAAAAAAGTACTTGGATCCACTATTGCGACAAATATGGCTCAATGGAGAAGATAAGAACCAAGATCAACGGATTATAAATGTTTAAACACAGTAGTGAATCAAGGAAGATTGCCATCAACACCACTATGCTGCATTTATTAAATATATTTAGGAAAAATTGACCGACATACATCAAAATATAAGGAAACCAATTGCACTGTTTTAGAAAAGCATAACAGAATTTCTTGGAAAACCAGGAAAGAAATCAGTTTGTGGCAATGGCATCACCTTGCCTTGCTTCTCCGTATCAGCCAGCAGACCCATTTTGCAACACCTCTGGTAGTCGGTGACCACGCTCTACCTCAATCCAACCTACGGAAGATAGAAATTGACCAAAAGGCAACGGCGGTGAGGCAATGAtctttttcgagaaaacgcaaaaaaCTTTTGCATTTCATTTCATTAAAAAGAAGGGAAGAGTTAGTTGTTACAATCCTCCTAAGAGGCCATGGTTCTGAAAAGATAAACAGAGATTACAACTCAGTGGACATCCCAGGTGGGCGGCAGGAGGACACGCAGACTCGACGCGCCAGCTCTGAACCAAAGGGCAGCTGCGTCTCTGAACTTGGCGATGACATTGCGGACGGATGGTTCAGCTCCATGTGAGGCAATGATCTAAAACCATATGCAATGCAAAGTATCTTACAACCACTTCTGTTTTAGCAGCTACTCTGATTGTATAAACTGCATACTATGCAAAAAAAACATGGTTCAAAGCTTCTAACTGTCAACGTGATCAAGTAAaattaaatttgaatatttttatgAACTGAGGATTCATAGCAGTTATTTTATTCTAGATAGTCGAACTGGACATAGAATTCATTTTTGTTTCATATAACTGCTGCCCAACTACTGCCCCTTGCTATCAAAATGGCAGGCAAACTGCCCACCTGGAAATCGAGATTTATGCAAAAACCAGGGAGGTTGGCTCTGGTGAAGTCTGTATTTGGTGCGATCCCAATCCACCAATTTCTGGTGTTGGCACCGCCCAAAAAAAATCCTGAAGCTGATGGAGAAAATAGAGGGAGCTTTCTTGTGGGAAGACCGCGCCGCTGCCAATGGCGGGAGCTGCCATGTCAATTGGCGAAAAGTGAGTCGGCCAACTTCACTTGGCGGCCTCGGCGTCCAGAATCTTGAGCGCATTGGCCTTGCATTACAAAGAATGGAAGTGAATCTAATGGAGACATAAAGAGAAAGCTAAATTATAGCAGCTTTGCAGTCCTACATAGCATAAATAGTAGTACATGCCGATTGCGTATTGAGAGACAGAACCAACTAACTAAAAGGAAGAACTGTAGATGGGAAAAGCCAGATCAATGGAAAAGCTTATAATTGCAGAGTATAGAAGTCTGAGTGCTGAAAATATTGCACGCTGATGTGCACCTACTGTTTTTCAATTAGATAATATGAGAAGGAAGTTATACTGCAAATAGAACACTTCTCTAGGTGGCTACACACTGCCATTGTGCTGCCCCTTAGTGGTACGGCTTCAATATGAGGTTGCAGGTGTACATCCTAAGTCAGCCTGAGGGTAGGGATGCCTTGTTGGCACAATCTGAATCTACCGGTGATCTCAGCTGGAGCTTAGGCCCTTCTTGGCATGTATAAAGATAAGGATGGCATGACCACGTGCACTACTTTTAGCAGAAGCTAATTCATCTTAAGTACGACCAACCAAGTTTAGCAGAGAATATGAATTACTTAGTGTCCATCCTCCAGTCATGTATATATAACATATTCAAGCAATAAATGGCTCGAACAAAAGATTTCCCGAACAAGAGTTTATCAACAATGCAAAAACTGTAATATGACCCGAGATCACTGGCCAAGTCATACCATCTAAATGCAAAATATATGTTTGCCAGAAGAATAGAGTAGAGAATAACTAACCAAACCAAATCTCTAGGAGCAGTTCAAGAAATGCCAATCGTGTGGCATTTTCTGAAAAAAACGTTGTGCTATGCCTTTCTGACTAAATCACATTTATGCATGGTCCACTTGGAAAATCTCAGGATTTTTGGCATACATATATTTTGCATTTAGATGGTAATAGATTTGGCTAATATGTAAGAATAGAAATATTCATAAATAACTCGTTAAATATAACCTTCGTTCTTACTATTTGGTGGCACCAACTATTTGAGTAACAAACTAAGAATGGGGCCTGATGCAACCAATTTGACACACTTCTGGTGGAGCCAAAAACAAGCTTCAAAGGTTCCAATGAAAAAGCAGCAGAAATAAAAGCCTAGTATTGGTGTACATCAGACTGCTAGAGAAACGTGATAATCTTGACAGGGCTACAATTCTATATGTCAGGTTTCGTATTTGAGCTGCAATGCCATCCACACTCACGAAACGTCCGCCACTGGCAGCGGAATTTTCACCTGCCGAACACCATATTGCTGGGATCATTTGAATATGAGGTTAACATAATAAGGTTGGATTGGTTTCATGTGTAATAAAGGTAATAAAATACCACATGCTATGATTCTGGCAAGAATGTTATAATTTTTAATGATGGAATACATTATTAGTGAATTTAGAAAATGTATTAAACTCTTGGATAGACAAGGAAGAAATAAAATTACATCTAAGGTCTGCAGAATAAACGAAGAAGAAAACAACTTGAGTCAAAGAATATGTAACTCCGGAAACACCAAAAagttatgttctctttaaagcatGTACATGTGTAAATGGAAAATTAGACTGGGAAAGAATAGCACTACCTAAATTACATGTCATAACAGTAGAACAAACCTCTGAATAAATCCACTGCATATGTTCTGCATCATCAGCATCAAAAGGTTTTCCAGTGAACTTGCATGAGTGAACTTAATAATTACAAAAGTAAATAAATTGAAGAGAAAATTACAGAGATAAGAACTATACCTTGTCCCATTTGATGAAACGAGCATACTCAATGCAATGAGCAGCAGTACTCTGAGTCTTGGCGAAGGTACACAATGGAAACTTGATATAGGGAGAGGAAATCCATATGTTGCGCTCAAAACAAGGTGTTATCCTTGGCATAATGACTCTAGCATAACCTTCTAAACCTTCTGTTCCACCATCTACCATTGGTTTAACTGTCTCTTGGAATGGTTTGTTGTCTGAGTCATACTCTGCAATTCCAATGATGTACTTCCATCAGTACACAAGCGAAAATATTTTGAGTTCGATTGTGTAAACGTACTAATATCTGAACGTTTGGGAAGAAGAAACAAAATCAAACTGCCGTACGAAGGCCAACAAATTGGAAAATACTACCTACAGTAAATTCGAGAACTCTAGCATAATAGAAACAGCAATTGATCCTTCATTTCTGAGGATAATCTTATGATCCCGCTCAGAGTGACCCCCGCTCCTCCGCAGCGAGACATTCCACTATGGAAATGCTTCTTTATCACCTGGTAGTACTCAAATGTTCATTCTTTATCTCAGATGTCATTTATAACAGTACATAAGTGTATAAATGAAGGCcttgccaaaaaaaatacatgaaaatactttctttttcttgaacgtCAGTTGCATGTACTCCCTAAACATGTATCAGGTATAAAAGTATATACGTTTGTATCAAAACATAAATATTGAGTTCGATGGCTATAAGAAAATAGGTACAGCATTCCAACAAACATCAGTTGGTTTCTTGTTCTGAATCAAGGAGGTGAAATGCCTGATGGGATAACCCGCAAGATTGATTTTCTGTTGTAATAAACAAAGTATCTGCATCATATGCAGGTGGTAGCCCCAAGATATTAGCTACACTAAAATATGACAACTAATCAAGGAGGTTTTAACCCAGAGATTAGCATTATTAGATAGCATGAATCACTTCTATCAAGTCTAAATATTTATCACTCAAAACGTTGTACTGAACTAAATCTTATTCTCCCGGATGTGTTTAATCAGATATGGAAATATCCATATTTGTACACAAGTGCTCTTTATTAGCCTCACACTTTAAGCTCTAATCATTTTGTATCTCCTGCTGAAGTATGTAAACTGTCAAATCAGGCAGATAACACATGCTATTAAAGCCTTGGTCCTCCCCTGGCACATATTTAAAAATATGCCACATCTATTTCAAACTTAATTATTTCAATATCATGCCGGAGTTTGTATCTTACTTACTTATTTCTAACCTGCGGGATATATGACAAATAGAAATGGAATATTTCCATAGCTCCAAGCAGCAACAAGCAAAAGTAGTACACTGCACGGATACCTGGAATGCTAATTGCCTGGGTCATCGCCAACACAGGGAGGACATTGGACACAACCTACAAGAGTTACTGTTAATCCACAACCTACAAGAGTTACTGTTAATCTGTTGTTTCAATGGAGGAAACTGTATCCCTAATCAGAAATTAGATCTGTATACTTTATTAAGAGGTAAGAATCTCCTCTCTTTTTTATAAACTTCAGAAATTAAGCGCAAAATAATGTATGCTTCATTCTACATATCGACAAAGGCCTACAAGCATCAGGAAAACAACATGAGACACGAACACTATAGAGGAAATCTACAATAAGAGGAAAACCATTAGGAAATTTACAGTCTCTGTCAAAGATAACCATTGCAAAGGTAAGAAACACAAAATACAAAACCACATGAGAGCTATATATCATACGGAAAGAGCAGAAGACGCACTGCCGCCACGAAGCTGCTGGGCTCTTTCAACAACTGGAACCAGCACCTTAGGACatggaaatctttggttaaactaAGTATCATCCAATCTTACTGCTTGTTGAGTGTCCGTGGATGGAACACCTTAATTATATTATATATCAGAACACTTTCATGGATAATGGAATAAAAATTGGCAAGCAACAAATTAACCAGCTGCAATACTTGTCCATGCAATTGGTATGCTCAACAGAGTCATCATGGAATCTTTCATCTCCTGAAGCCACTCCCAGGTGACCTCTTCTATTTGGCAATCCCAATCTGAAAAATAGGTTgaatatataagagatagaaaGACCGGACATAATGGAATCAAACTCAAGCTTGAGGTCATTTAGGCTACAAATCTGCTAATGGGAAGACTATCAAATACCTCTAGTGTATGCAAGCTAAACAAATCTGGGAGAGACCTAGGAACCTGAAAGCTACAAATCTTCTAATGGGCAAACTATGAAATACCTCTAGTGCATCTAAAAGAAGCAATGAGCTCGTACATATGCAGCTGTTCCTTGGAGAGGAGGGAGCGATGGGGCTCGTGGTGGCATGGTGACGTACTGGTGTAGA
This region of Lolium perenne isolate Kyuss_39 chromosome 2, Kyuss_2.0, whole genome shotgun sequence genomic DNA includes:
- the LOC127336456 gene encoding uncharacterized protein isoform X1; protein product: MILSLTKDFHVLRCWFQLLKEPSSFVAAVVSNVLPVLAMTQAISIPEYDSDNKPFQETVKPMVDGGTEGLEGYARVIMPRITPCFERNIWISSPYIKFPLCTFAKTQSTAAHCIEYARFIKWDKNICSGFIQRPMRSRFWTPRPPSEVGRLTFRQLTWQLPPLAAARSSHKKAPSIFSISFRIFFGRCQHQKLVDWDRTKYRLHQSQPPWFLHKSRFPGGQFACHFDSKGQ
- the LOC127336456 gene encoding NEDD8-activating enzyme E1 catalytic subunit-like isoform X2 gives rise to the protein MILSLTKDFHVLRCWFQLLKEPSSFVAAVVSNVLPVLAMTQAISIPEYDSDNKPFQETVKPMVDGGTEGLEGYARVIMPRITPCFERNIWISSPYIKFPLCTFAKTQSTAAHCIEYARFIKWDKANALKILDAEAAK
- the LOC127336456 gene encoding NEDD8-activating enzyme E1 catalytic subunit-like isoform X3 gives rise to the protein MILSLTKDFHVLRCWFQLLKEPSSFVAAVVSNVLPVLAMTQAISIPEYDSDNKPFQETVKPMVDGGTEGLEGYARVIMPRITPCFERNIWISSPYIKFPLCTFAKTQSTAAHCIEYARFIKWDKNICSGFIQR